The following coding sequences lie in one Syngnathus scovelli strain Florida chromosome 1, RoL_Ssco_1.2, whole genome shotgun sequence genomic window:
- the c1h4orf54 gene encoding uncharacterized protein C4orf54 homolog produces MKTERSHAVTPPPPQPPTLREVTDLLQIVDSDGKSSEFDPWKQELEDVGQQMSDLGIETDSDEYEDEDEDDVTVVTEDESHYITTHAIRLSELSDGHDGDSDPGAGSSSSSTWDAEDGQQVFFVDYASFDCNGVLMMKREGEAAITSLHESDPSSQFSACGQGGGQVHLSIKTTSRAINDPIQENTVYHAKDARDTSPSAAGGVDGNIEVLRDRAKGLIPAPGGKLSAKESAEYSSCASSELDDADKEVRNLTAKAFKSLAYPYLDAINFSTSTSESSTSERGINRWSTFVDLKYSNVSQSLVSQSTAERGGSNSDFTEQLNGNEAHQSASSTKKIELMRNFGQEHNGVIHLTETLKFRCNVKSGMSTGERRANVAPNPTGAGSHSTDEITVNSLQGGRGRGATAKSKSMEDTHKKAIFASSVIQNVLSKKMQFEQERRMERGEVREPHHKGDCHRGKGLQRQSSKPSESNSDSAEDLSDSMDCGSRRDSLVRDTPSEAPAKAMDAIRGAMEASKGTLLRSQNSAFRSWRNEQLEFPQDHKNHKTPEETPTPEGMGVRYSPSGGGKLTKMSHLFVPNIQRVASGGELDKASQLGSDHTLNIPESRVSVAASKSPEIKINLQSCHTANSIKTDDSKGQGVLAAGLKGESSDKVPHFMIRDIRDGKGKLQTPIHQVRDVRKLVKSSYHFVSLDHKSDFATADSHQDHRYPTSVSPIVIKCQSVNTNSSKGDLSEDTSSPEGNQSLSMQRVTGKVSPRIIEHPSEEMSLRMESTLASKKEQMFEVTDKQQMSNQVALKKLQAAVKTMEQLYVFDKNEWKRKNQPRPLMDSHVLSLIASEENSEEEALRGSVVENIARKDSNLNKTPPTVESWLRTTGDQDDALKARSVAASVNSSLKASAGITMGLTAKTLQPNNATPVSYNTKTFAPKSAKLPTSLKVCPTKTCGESKEILATEQSSDYENYLTIPVKSQASGSKEGLSVFSGQSRPTCLPLHIPASGTKGQEEQSQRSSNTAMATHPTDVPPATIFHSMPPGMSTNQPQVYCISPAITPAPVLDPFQTTQRKMLLDPTSGNYYLVDTPVQPSTRRLFDPETGQYVEVPMPQPPMTPLSMPISPMALGAAAYGHTYMIYPGFMTSPPVISTRTLVQPQVLMDSGEKAPPHQSEGMYMETPSYMTTGNATSMTPNVVSIARPQQGILGGKQPVISITSQQGPRIIAPPSFDGTTMSFVVEHR; encoded by the coding sequence ATGAAGACTGAGCGAAGCCACGCGGTGACTCCTCCGCCGCCGCAGCCCCCGACCCTCCGGGAGGTGACAGATCTCCTTCAAATTGTAGATTCCGACGGGAAGTCGAGCGAGTTTGACCCTTGGAAGCAGGAGCTTGAAGACGTGGGTCAACAAATGTCCGATTTGGGGATTGAAACGGATTCCGACGAGTACGAGGACGAGGACGAGGACGACGTGACCGTGGTAACCGAGGATGAGTCGCATTACATCACCACGCACGCCATCCGGCTCTCGGAGCTGTCCGACGGCCACGACGGAGACTCGGACCCGGGTGCCggttcctcctcctcgtccacgTGGGACGCGGAGGATGGCCAGCAGGTGTTCTTTGTGGATTACGCCTCGTTTGACTGCAATGGAGTACTGATGATGAAGAGGGAGGGTGAGGCTGCAATTACTAGTCTGCACGAAAGCGATCCGTCCTCACAGTTTAGCGCTTGTGGCCAGGGTGGCGGACAGGTCCACCTGTCAATCAAAACCACTTCCCGGGCTATAAATGACCCGATCCAAGAAAATACTGTTTATCATGCCAAAGACGCCAGAGATACGAGCCCCTCGGCAGCGGGGGGAGTGGATGGGAACATTGAGGTGCTGCGTGATAGGGCGAAGGGTCTCATTCCGGCACCGGGCGGCAAATTGAGCGCAAAGGAAAGCGCTGAGTATTCCAGTTGTGCTTCCAGCGAGCTCGACGACGCTGACAAGGAGGTGCGCAACTTGACGGCCAAAGCCTTCAAGAGCCTGGCTTATCCTTACTTGGATGCCATCAACTTCAGCACTTCAACCAGTGAGTCTTCCACATCAGAGCGTGGGATCAACAGATGGTCCACTTTTGTTGACCTGAAGTACTCCAACGTGAGCCAGAGTCTTGTTTCCCAATCAACAGCTGAAAGGGGGGGAAGTAACAGTGACTTTACCGAGCAGCTGAATGGAAATGAAGCTCATCAAAGTGCGTCGTCCACTAAGAAAATCGAACTAATGAGGAATTTTGGTCAAGAACACAACGGGGTGATACACCTCACAGAAACCCTGAAGTTTCGCTGCAACGTAAAATCGGGAATGTCCACCGGAGAAAGACGCGCTAACGTCGCTCCAAACCCCACGGGAGCGGGATCACATTCCACGGATGAGATTACCGTTAACAGTTTGCAAGGAGGCAGGGGCAGAGGAGCCACTGCTAAGTCGAAAAGCATGGAGGACACTCACAAGAAAGCCATCTTCGCGTCCAGCGTCATTCAGAATGTGCTTTCCAAAAAGATGCAGTTTGAGCAAGAGCGCCGGATGGAAAGGGGGGAGGTGAGGGAGCCCCACCACAAGGGGGACTGCCACAGGGGCAAAGGACTGCAAAGACAGAGCTCCAAACCCTCTGAGAGCAACTCTGACAGCGCAGAGGACTTGTCTGATAGTATGGATTGCGGCTCGAGACGGGACTCTCTGGTGCGAGACACTCCGTCGGAGGCGCCGGCGAAAGCAATGGATGCTATAAGGGGTGCAATGGAAGCGTCCAAAGGGACTTTGCTTCGGAGCCAAAATAGCGCCTTCAGAAGCTGGAGGAATGAGCAGCTAGAGTTTCCACAGGATCATAAAAACCATAAAACCCCAGAAGAGACGCCAACCCCTGAGGGAATGGGGGTTCGCTACTCACCGAGCGGAGGAGGCAAACTGACTAAAATGTCACATTTGTTTGTGCCAAACATCCAACGTGTGGCCAGTGGCGGGGAGCTGGATAAGGCGTCCCAGCTTGGATCCGACCACACTTTAAACATACCGGAGTCCCGTGTGAGTGTCGCAGCATCCAAATCCCCAGAAATTAAAATTAATCTCCAGAGCTGTCACACGGCCAATTCCATCAAGACCGATGACTCCAAAGGCCAGGGGGTCCTGGCTGCAGGTTTGAAGGGTGAGTCCTCGGATAAAGTGCCTCATTTTATGATTCGGGACATCCGAGATGGAAAAGGGAAGCTTCAGACGCCCATACACCAAGTTAGAGATGTCCGTAAATTGGTTAAAAGCTCCTATCACTTTGTTTCATTGGATCATAAATCCGATTTCGCCACCGCCGACAGCCACCAAGACCATCGATATCCTACATCTGTTTCCCCCATTGTGATAAAATGCCAGTCAGTAAATACAAACAGCAGCAAAGGTGACTTATCTGAAGATACGTCGTCTCCAGAGGGCAATCAAAGTTTGTCAATGCAAAGAGTGACAGGGAAAGTGTCCCCGCGGATCATAGAACATCCCTCGGAGGAGATGAGTTTAAGAATGGAAAGCACATTGGCTTCGAAGAAAGAACAAATGTTTGAGGTCACTGATAAGCAACAAATGTCAAACCAGGTGGCTTTGAAAAAGCTCCAGGCAGCAGTGAAAACAATGGAGCAGCTTTATGTGTTTGAcaaaaatgaatggaaaaggAAAAACCAGCCACGGCCCCTGATGGACAGCCATGTCCTCTCATTGATTGCAAGTGAGGAGAACAGTGAGGAGGAAGCACTGAGAGGCTCAGTGGTGGAGAACATAGCAAGAAAGGATTCTAACTTGAACAAGACGCCACCAACAGTTGAGAGCTGGCTAAGGACGACTGGCGACCAAGACGATGCCCTTAAAGCCAGGTCGGTGGCCGCGAGTGTCAATTCCAGCCTCAAGGCGTCTGCTGGCATCACCATGGGTCTTACCGCGAAGACTCTGCAGCCCAACAATGCCACGCCTGTGTCTTACAACACTAAAACCTTTGCCCCCAAGTCGGCAAAATTACCCACGTCCTTGAAAGTCTGTCCGACAAAGACATGCGGCGAGTCAAAAGAAATTCTGGCCACGGAGCAGAGCTCTGACTATGAGAACTACCTGACCATTCCGGTCAAGTCTCAGGCCAGCGGCAGTAAAGAAGGCTTGTCCGTGTTTAGCGGCCAGTCCCGCCCAACTTGTCTTCCCTTGCACATCCCGGCATCAGGCACTAAAGGTCAGGAGGAGCAGTCCCAGAGAAGCTCCAACACTGCTATGGCAACCCACCCGACCGATGTCCCCCCAGCGACTATTTTTCACTCCATGCCACCGGGTATGTCCACAAATCAGCCCCAGGTATACtgtatctcccctgccatcacgcCTGCACCTGTGCTAGATCCATTCCAGACCACACAGAGGAAGATGCTCCTGGATCCCACCAGTGGAAACTACTACCTGGTAGACACCCCGGTTCAACCCTCCACACGACGCCTCTTTGACCCAGAAACGGGCCAGTATGTGGAGGTTCCCATGCCCCAACCTCCCATGACCCCCCTTTCCATGCCAATTTCCCCTATGGCCCTGGGTGCTGCCGCGTACGGACACACCTACATGATCTACCCCGGTTTCATGACGTCGCCCCCCGTGATTTCGACTCGGACGCTGGTGCAGCCGCAGGTGCTGATGGACAGCGGGGAGAAGGCGCCACCCCACCAGTCCGAGGGTATGTACATGGAGACGCCATCCTACATGACTACTGGAAATGCCACTTCCATGACACCGAACGTGGTCAGCATCGCCAGACCACAGCAAGGCATCCTCGGTGGCAAGCAGCCGGTCATCAGCATCACGTCGCAGCAGGGTCCGCGGATCATTGCCCCGCCCTCGTTTGACGGCACCACCATGAGCTTTGTGGTTGAGCATAGGTGA